Genomic segment of Synechococcus sp. A18-25c:
GGTGGTTGTTGCCTTAGCGGTGGTTTTCTTGGCTGCGCTTTTCTTGGCCGTTGGCTTGGCCTCGTCTTCAGCCGCTGCAGGCGCTTTTTCGGTGATGGTGCTGTTCTCTTCCAGCCAACCCAGCAGCTTGTCCTGGAGCAAGTCATCCAGCACCGCCTGACGCAGCCGCTCGGGATCGATGTCCCGTTCGCCGGACAGCTGCTGCTTCACTTCAGCGAGTTTGGCGTCCACATCGGCGTCCTCCACCACCAGCTTCTCGCTGTCGGCCAGGGCCGTGAGGGCCAGGCTGCGGCGCAGGCGTTCTTCGGCCTCGGGACGTGAAGACTCCATCAGGTTGCGCACCAGTTCAGGCGTGAACAGTGACTTCACATCCATGCCCTGCTGGGCGAATTGACCGGCGGTCTGTTCCACCAGATTGCGCACTTCCTGTTGGATCAGGCTTTCGGGCAGTTCCACCTCCAGTTGCTCCACCAGGGCACCCAGCAAGGCGTCGTGACGGTTGCTGCGGGAGCGGCGTTCCGCGTCGTCCTTCAGGCGCTTTTCAAGATCGCTGCGCAGGTCGGCCAGAGATTCCTGCTCACTGGCCTGCTTGGCGAATGCGTCATCCAGGGCCGGAAGTTCACGGGTCTTCAGATCTTTGAGCTCGATCACGAAGTTGGCTTGGCGGCCCCGTGCGTCTTCTTTGGGGTAGTCGTCGGGAAACTGGCACTCCACGGTCTTGCAATCGCCGACAGCCATGCCCACCACGCCTTCGATGAAGCCGGGGATCATGCGGCCGTGCTCCAGATCCACATCCATCGAATCAGCAGTGCCTCCTTCGATCTCACTGCCGTCATCGCTGTAGGTGCCCTTGAATCCCACCACGGCGATGTCGCCTTTTTCAGCCTTGCGGCCTTCCACTGGAACCACAGTGGCCAGCTGACGTCTGGATTGCTCCAGCATCTCGTCGACGCGCGCCGGGTCATAGCTGACGCTTTCGGCCTCGGCCTTCAACCCTTTGGTGCTTTTCAGCTTCGGTGTGGGGGCCACATCCGTTTCCAGGGTCACGGTGAGGCCTTCACCCGGTTTGAAGCTCTCCAGCAGTTCTTCAAAGCCTCCGCTGAGTTCTGGCTGGCCGAGGGCTTCGATGGTTTCTTGCTCGAGGGCATCACGCCAGATGCTGTCCACCAAGGTTTCCAGTGCATTGGCGCGGATGCGAAGCGCACCCAGCTGCTGCACGAGCACGGTGCGGGGCACCTTGCCTTTGCGGAAGCCAGGGAGGTTCACGTTGCGGCTCAGCCGATTGATCGCTTCCTCGTAGCTGGCCTGACACCGCTCCGCGGGAACGGCAACCTCCACAGCCAAGCGGCTGCCGGGACGGGAGGAGGTGGAGACCTTCAGGCTGGCGGCACTCATTAGGGGACGCAGGGACAAGCAGCCCAATACCTTAATTAAGTGCCTGACCGTGGCCCTCCACGTAAGCTGAGGCCAAGTTTCAGCTGTGCCCCTGCCTCGAGATTTTCAGGGTTGTCACGGCCGGTGGTTGCTCCACCACGTATCTGTTGTTGAGTCCCGTCCGCTTGTCCACCGCGTCTTCTTCCTCTGCCTCACTGCCGAATCGACCGCTCACGGTGGCTGTGCTTGGGGCCAGTGGTGCTGTGGGTCAGGAGTTGCTTCAGCTGCTCGAGGAGCGTCGTTTTCCTGTTGGTGAACTGCGGCTGCTGGCTTCGGCACGCTCTGCAGGCCAGACCTGCGTGTGGAATGGTCAGTCCCTCACCTTCCAGGAAGTGACAGCTTCCGCCTTTGAGGGCGTGGATCTGGTGCTGGCCTCCGCCGGTGGATCGGTGTCCAAGATGTGGCGCCAAGCCATCGTGGCGGCCGGAGCTGTGATGGTGGATAACTCCAGTGCGTTCCGCATGGAGGACGGAGTGCCTTTGGTGGTGCCCGAGGTCAACCCGGATGCGGCGCTTGCGCACAGTGGTGTGATCGCTAATCCGAATTGCACCACGATCCTGCTTACCCTGGCGCTCGCTCCCCTGGCGGCCCAGCGTCCGATGCAACGGGTGGTGGTGAGCACCTATCAATCGGCCAGTGGTGCTGGAGCTCGGGCGATGGACGAGCTCAAGGACCTCTCCCGTGCGGTGCTGGACGGAGAGACACCGAAGAGTGAGGTGTTGCCCCATTCCTTGGCGTTCAACCTCTTCCTTCACAACTCGCCGCTTCAGCCCAACAGCTACTGCGAAGAGGAAATGAAGATGGTGAACGAAACCCGCAAGATCATGGGTTTGCCGGATCTGCGATTCACCGCCACCTGCGTGCGGGTGCCGGTGCTGCGTGCTCACTCGGAAGCGGTGAATGTGGAGTTCACAGAGCCCTTCCCTGTGCAGGAAGCCCGCGATCTGCTGGCGGTCGCTCCAGGGTTGGAACTTCTGGAGGATCCCATCAATAACCGGTTCCCTATGCCCACCGATGTCACGGGTCGTGATCCGGTGGTCGTAGGCCGTATCCGCCAAGACATCAGCGAAGACAAGGCACTTGAGTTCTGGCTCTGTGGCGATCAGATCCGCAAGGGTGCGGCCCTGAACGCCATCCAGATCGCTGAATTGCTGTTGCCCGCCGCCTGATCTTTATGAGCATCGCTGCAGAGCTATCTCCCACTCCCTTCGGTCGTCTTCTGACGGCGATGGTCACTCCCTTTGACGCCAACGGGGCCGTTGATCTCGAGCTCGCTGGTCGTCTGGCACTGCACCTTGTGGAAGAGGGGTCTGACGGGATCGTGGTCTGCGGTACCACTGGTGAATCGCCAACCCTCAGTTGGGAAGAACAGGGTCGCCTGCTGGTGGCCGTGCGTGAAGCCGTGGGATCACGCGCCAAGGTGCTCGCCGGCACCGGCAGCAACTGCACCTCGGAGGCGGTGGCGGCCACCGCCCATGCTGCAGACGCTGGTGCGGATGGTGCTCTCGTGGTGGTTCCTTACTACAACAAACCGCCCCAGGCCGGCCTTGAAGCCCATTTCCGAGCGGTCTCGGAGGCGGCTCCCTCACTGCCGTTGATGCTCTACAACGTGCCAGGTCGTACCGGTTCCAGCCTGGCGCCAGCCACCGTTGCTCGCTTGATGGACTGCCCCAATGTGATCAGCTTCAAGGCTGCCAGCGGCAATACGGATGAAGTCACCCAGTTGCGGCTGACCTGCGGGTCAAGGCTCGCTGTTTACAGCGGTGATGATGCACTCACGCTGCCAATGCTGTCGGTTGGCGCGGTCGGTGTGGTCAGTGTCGTCAGCCATGTGGCCGGTCGTCAAATGAAAACCTTGATCGATGCTTTCCTGAGTGGCCGTCACTGCGAGGCTCTGGCCCAGCACGAAGCGCTGCTGCCCGTCTGTAAGGCCCTGTTTGCCACCACCAATCCCATCCCCGTGAAAGCAGCCCTTGAACTGAGTGGCTGGCCCGTTGGTGCGCCTCGTCTTCCCCTTGTTCCCCTGGACCCCGCCATGCTCGCTGCCCTCACCGACACCCTCGCTGCCCTGCGTCCCACCTGACGCCACGGCTGCTGAGAGCGCTGCCATGCGCCGACCTGATCGATTTCTCTTTCTCTTCCAAGCAACCCCATGACTGTGAGCAACGCCAAAACCCAGCAACCCACTCTGCGGGTGATCCCCCTGGGTGGTCTGCACGAGATCGGCAAGAACACCTGCGTGTTCGAGTACGGCGACGACCTGATGCTGGTGGATGCCGGTCTGGCTTTCCCGAGCGACGGCATGCACGGCGTGAACGTGGTGCTGCCCGACACCAGCTTCCTGCGCGAGAACCAGAAGCGCATCCGCGGCATGATCGTGACCCATGGTCATGAAGACCACATCGGTGGCATTGCCCACCACCTCAAGCACTTCAACATTCCGGTGATCTACGGGCCGCGGCTAGCCCTCTCGATGCTCACCGGAAAGATGGATGAGGCCGGTGTCACCGATCGCACCACCCTGCAGACCGTTGGTCCCCGCGACGTGGTCAAGGTGGGTCAGCACTTCTCGGTGGAGTTCATCCGCAACACCCACTCGATGGCCGACAGCTTCTCGCTGGCCATCAGCACCCCAGTGGGCACGGTGATCTTCACGGGTGACTTCAAGTTCGATCACACCCCGGTGGATGGCGAGCACTTCGACCTGGCCCGCCTGGCCCATCACGGCGACAAAGGGGTGCTCTGCCTATTCAGTGACTCGACCAACGCGGAGGTCCCCGGCTTCTGCCCCCCTGAGCGGTCGGTGTTCCCCAACCTTGATCGTCACATTGCGGAAGCCGAAGGACGGGTGATCGTCACCACCTTCGCCAGCTCAATCCATCGGGTGTCGATGATTCTGGAGCTAGCGCTCAAGAACGGCCGCAAGGTGGGCCTGCTGGGCCGCTCCATGCTCAACGTGATCGCCAAAGCGCGGGAGCTCGGCTACATGCGTGCGCCCGATGAGCTGTTCGTGCCGATCAAGCAGATCAATCATGTGCCCGATCGCGAGACCCTGCTGCTGATGACCGGCAGTCAGGGTGAGCCGTTGGCGGCCCTGAGTCGCATCTCCCGCGGGGAACACCCGCAGGTGAAGGTGAAGAGCTCCGACACGATCATCTTTTCCGCTAGCCCGATCCCTGGAAACACCATCTCCGTGGTGAACACCATCGATCGGCTCATGATGCTGGGTGCCAAGGTGGTTTACGGCAAGGGCGAAGGCATTCACGTGTCCGGCCACGGCTTCCAGGAAGACCAGAAGCTGATGCTGGCGCTCACCCGTCCCAAGTTCTTCGTGCCGGTGCACGGTGAGCACCGCATGTTGGTGCGTCATGCCCGCACTGGTCATTCCATGGGTGTGCCGGAAGACAACACCCTGATCATCGACAACGGTGATGTGGTGGAGCTCACCGAGGATTCGATCCGCAAGTCCGACCCTGTGAAGGCTGGCATTGAGTTGCTGGACCAGTCCCGCAACGGCATCGTCGACGCCCGCGTGCTCAAGGAACGTCAGCAGCTGGCGGAAGACGGCATCGTCACGATCCTCGCGGCCATCAGCACCGACGGCGCCATGGTGGCTCCTCCGCGCGTAAATCTTCGCGGCGTGGTTACCACCGCCGATGCGCGCAAAATGTCGCTCTGGACCGAGCGGGAAATCAAGTGGGTGCTGGAGAACCGCTGGAAGCAGCTCACCCGCAGCACCGGTGGCAAGGCACCGGATGTGGACTGGATGGGTGTGCAGCGTGAGGTGGAAGTGGGCCTCGGCCGACGCATGCGCCGCGAGTTGCAGGTGGAGCCCCTGATCCTCTGTCTGGTGCAACCGGCCCCTGCTGGCACTCCGGTTTACAAGGGTCGTGCCGATTCCGAACCCGACGATCGTCCGGCTCCCCGCGGCCGTGGTGGCCGCCAGGGTGGTGGCCGGCATGGCAGCGGCAACCATGGTGGTGGTCGCAACCGGGATGCCGGTCGCAACCGCGAGGCCACCCCAGCTCGGGTGATCACCACTACCCCTGGAGCGGGAGCGGCCGCTGCCGCTGCTGCGGCTGCTGCCAAGTCGGCTCCTGCACCCACTGCTGCCGCGACCTCCGCACCGGCCAAGGACCCTGCGCCTGTTGGTGCCGCCAGTGCTGCTTCGACGGCCACTGTTGATCAAGACATGCCTGCCGGCCGTACTCGCCGCCGTCGTTCAGCCGCGGCCTAAGCGCCTCCGCAGCCACGACCATTGAGTGCTGCGTTTGCCGCCATCTGAGCTCAGCTCAGGTGGCGGTTTTTGTTGGGCTGGAAGGGTCACCTGAAGCCGGCCCCGCTCTAGCCGTTGCAGGATGGAGGAGTTAACCCGAAGTCCTGGCTCAGGTTCTGGTTCGGGTTCGGCGATCATGTCTGCCTCGATCACGTCCTCTGATTCAGAACTGGCCCGAATCTCGATCTCCGGGCTTGGCTCAAGATCAGCTTCGGCTAGCGCATCCCCCTCGTCTTGATCGGCTACCTCCTCGTCCAAGTCATCAAGGGCCGTGGTGGCCGGGGCGTCCAGCCAGGGTGTGGCGGCGATTTGGCTTTGGTTCTGTGGAGAGTCAAGACCACCCGTGAATCCAACGGTGGTGGGCTGAGTCAGGAAGGGGTCCTGGATCAGCGTGGATGTCGGTGGTGATACTGGTGTCGGTGGCGGAGCAACCGCCTTAGCGGGGTTTTCCTGTCGCCCATGGATCCGTTCCAACCCCTGCTCAGCCAGATCTTTCAGGGTGTCCTGGGGATGGCTGGCAAGCACTAGTTCAAAAAAACCACGGGCTTGGTCCGGCTCATTCAGGCCATAGAGGTGAATGTTGCCGGCTAGCAAGGCCACGAAGGCGCGCCAGGCCAGAAGCGCATCCCGGTCGGCGTTGGTCTCGGCCATGCCATTCAGTTGGCCGAGCAGATCAACCGTGATGGATTGGGCTGTGCGGAAGTCACCAGCGCCATAGGCCTGTTCAGCAGTGAGGTAGTGCGCCTGGAAATCGCTGTCCACGCTTGTTTAGACCTGTTCATCCAGTTGTACCCAGTTCCTGCACCAATGAATCCGCCGGCCGCCGGCCAGATGGCGTTCGCCTGGGGGTTGGCCCGTGGCAATGGCAGCACTGAGTTCTTCCAGCTGCCGCGCTGACAGGGACCCCACACCTTGGCTCTGCAGCCAGTGCAGCAACAGTGTCCGCCGCACGGCTGCGGGTTGCTGCTGCAACGCCAGACGTTGCAGTTGCCCTGCCGTGGATTGGAGCTGTTGGAGGCTCAGCTCCACCAAGGCCAGCTGAGTGTCCCGCACCTGGGACATCCGCTCACTCAAGGCCGCCATGCGTTGGCTGCAGCCGGGGTGCAGGGCTTCCAGCACCGGCAGCACCTCCTGGCGGATGCGGTTGCGGTCAAAGTGAGGGTCGCTATTGCTGGGATCCAGCCACACCGGCAGTTGCAGGTCGTGGCAGATGCTTGCGGTCTCATCGCGGCTGAAGTCGAGCAGCGGACGACTCAATTGGATGCCATTGCCGGCATCGGCGTTGAGGGGGCGCTGGCGCCTGAGGCTGCCCAGGCCGGCCAGATCCGTGCCGCGGCTGAGCTGCAGAAGCAGCGTTTCGGCCCGGTCGCTGGCGGTGTGACCGGTTACCACCGTGATGCGGGCCTCGCCATTGGTCTGCCGTTGCTGGCAAAGCCGCGTGAGTTCGGCGTAACGCCAGTCTCGGGCTTTGGATTCACTGCTGGTGATGCTGACATCGGCGCGGCTGAGGCTCAGCTCCAGCTGTTGGTCCTGGCACCACTTCTGCAGCTCGCGGGCGATCTGAGCCGAGCCCGGATGCCAGCCATGGTCGCCGTGCCAAAGCTGCAGCGTCCACTGGTGCCGGCGGCGGAGATCCCGGAGCAGTCCCAGCAGCGCCATCGAGTCCTGGCCGCCGGAGACCGCCAGAACGAGGGTGCTGCTCTTGGGCAGCCACTGCGGATCCTGCAGCAGCTGGCGGTGCAGCCGGTCGTGCCAGTTCAGCCACGGCGTGCCGGCTGTCATTGCGCTGCATCAACAACGCTTTGATCCTGCCCGCTCATGCGGTGGGAGAATGGATTGATCTGATCTCAGCTGGATGTCCCGCCTTTCTCTGCTGCCCGCCGCCCTTCGCCGCAGCCTGAAACAGCGTTCCGCGCTCAAGGTGATCGCCGGACTGATGAACTTTGACGCTGACTCGGTCGCTCGCGTGGCGCGTGCCGCGGGCATGGGTGGTGCCGACCTGATCGATGTGGCCTGCGATCCCGCACTGGTCAAGCTGGCCATCGAGGCCTCCGGGGGTGTGCCGGTGTGTGTGTCGTCGGTGGAGCCCGAGCAGTTCCCCGCTGCTGTTGCCGCCGGTGCCGTGATGGTGGAAATTGGCAACTTCGATGCCTTTTATCCCCAAGGTCGCATCTTCGGGGCTGAGGAAGTGTTGGAGCTCACGTGTCAGACCCGGGCTCTGCTTCCTGAGGTGGTGCTGAGCGTCACCGTGCCCCATGTGCTGCCCATGGATCAGCAGCAGCAGCTGGCGGTGGATCTGGTGGCGGCCGGTGCCGACCTGATCCAGACCGAGGGCGGCACCAGCGCCAAGCCCTTCAGCCCCGGCAGCCTCGGCCTGATTGAGAAAGCGGCTCCCACCCTGGCCGCAGCCCACAGCATCAGTGCTGCGCTGGAACAGGCCTGTGAAAGCACACCGGTGCTCTGCGCCTCTGGTTTGTCTGCGGTGACCCTGCCGATGGCGATTGCTGCCGGTGCGGCTGGTGTGGGCGTCGGTTCTGCTGTGAATCGCC
This window contains:
- the tig gene encoding trigger factor: MSAASLKVSTSSRPGSRLAVEVAVPAERCQASYEEAINRLSRNVNLPGFRKGKVPRTVLVQQLGALRIRANALETLVDSIWRDALEQETIEALGQPELSGGFEELLESFKPGEGLTVTLETDVAPTPKLKSTKGLKAEAESVSYDPARVDEMLEQSRRQLATVVPVEGRKAEKGDIAVVGFKGTYSDDGSEIEGGTADSMDVDLEHGRMIPGFIEGVVGMAVGDCKTVECQFPDDYPKEDARGRQANFVIELKDLKTRELPALDDAFAKQASEQESLADLRSDLEKRLKDDAERRSRSNRHDALLGALVEQLEVELPESLIQQEVRNLVEQTAGQFAQQGMDVKSLFTPELVRNLMESSRPEAEERLRRSLALTALADSEKLVVEDADVDAKLAEVKQQLSGERDIDPERLRQAVLDDLLQDKLLGWLEENSTITEKAPAAAEDEAKPTAKKSAAKKTTAKATTTKKASTTKTKTAKSDPADADA
- a CDS encoding aspartate-semialdehyde dehydrogenase; protein product: MSTASSSSASLPNRPLTVAVLGASGAVGQELLQLLEERRFPVGELRLLASARSAGQTCVWNGQSLTFQEVTASAFEGVDLVLASAGGSVSKMWRQAIVAAGAVMVDNSSAFRMEDGVPLVVPEVNPDAALAHSGVIANPNCTTILLTLALAPLAAQRPMQRVVVSTYQSASGAGARAMDELKDLSRAVLDGETPKSEVLPHSLAFNLFLHNSPLQPNSYCEEEMKMVNETRKIMGLPDLRFTATCVRVPVLRAHSEAVNVEFTEPFPVQEARDLLAVAPGLELLEDPINNRFPMPTDVTGRDPVVVGRIRQDISEDKALEFWLCGDQIRKGAALNAIQIAELLLPAA
- the dapA gene encoding 4-hydroxy-tetrahydrodipicolinate synthase, whose protein sequence is MSIAAELSPTPFGRLLTAMVTPFDANGAVDLELAGRLALHLVEEGSDGIVVCGTTGESPTLSWEEQGRLLVAVREAVGSRAKVLAGTGSNCTSEAVAATAHAADAGADGALVVVPYYNKPPQAGLEAHFRAVSEAAPSLPLMLYNVPGRTGSSLAPATVARLMDCPNVISFKAASGNTDEVTQLRLTCGSRLAVYSGDDALTLPMLSVGAVGVVSVVSHVAGRQMKTLIDAFLSGRHCEALAQHEALLPVCKALFATTNPIPVKAALELSGWPVGAPRLPLVPLDPAMLAALTDTLAALRPT
- a CDS encoding ribonuclease J → MTVSNAKTQQPTLRVIPLGGLHEIGKNTCVFEYGDDLMLVDAGLAFPSDGMHGVNVVLPDTSFLRENQKRIRGMIVTHGHEDHIGGIAHHLKHFNIPVIYGPRLALSMLTGKMDEAGVTDRTTLQTVGPRDVVKVGQHFSVEFIRNTHSMADSFSLAISTPVGTVIFTGDFKFDHTPVDGEHFDLARLAHHGDKGVLCLFSDSTNAEVPGFCPPERSVFPNLDRHIAEAEGRVIVTTFASSIHRVSMILELALKNGRKVGLLGRSMLNVIAKARELGYMRAPDELFVPIKQINHVPDRETLLLMTGSQGEPLAALSRISRGEHPQVKVKSSDTIIFSASPIPGNTISVVNTIDRLMMLGAKVVYGKGEGIHVSGHGFQEDQKLMLALTRPKFFVPVHGEHRMLVRHARTGHSMGVPEDNTLIIDNGDVVELTEDSIRKSDPVKAGIELLDQSRNGIVDARVLKERQQLAEDGIVTILAAISTDGAMVAPPRVNLRGVVTTADARKMSLWTEREIKWVLENRWKQLTRSTGGKAPDVDWMGVQREVEVGLGRRMRRELQVEPLILCLVQPAPAGTPVYKGRADSEPDDRPAPRGRGGRQGGGRHGSGNHGGGRNRDAGRNREATPARVITTTPGAGAAAAAAAAAAKSAPAPTAAATSAPAKDPAPVGAASAASTATVDQDMPAGRTRRRRSAAA
- the tilS gene encoding tRNA lysidine(34) synthetase TilS, with protein sequence MTAGTPWLNWHDRLHRQLLQDPQWLPKSSTLVLAVSGGQDSMALLGLLRDLRRRHQWTLQLWHGDHGWHPGSAQIARELQKWCQDQQLELSLSRADVSITSSESKARDWRYAELTRLCQQRQTNGEARITVVTGHTASDRAETLLLQLSRGTDLAGLGSLRRQRPLNADAGNGIQLSRPLLDFSRDETASICHDLQLPVWLDPSNSDPHFDRNRIRQEVLPVLEALHPGCSQRMAALSERMSQVRDTQLALVELSLQQLQSTAGQLQRLALQQQPAAVRRTLLLHWLQSQGVGSLSARQLEELSAAIATGQPPGERHLAGGRRIHWCRNWVQLDEQV
- a CDS encoding DUF561 domain-containing protein; the encoded protein is MSRLSLLPAALRRSLKQRSALKVIAGLMNFDADSVARVARAAGMGGADLIDVACDPALVKLAIEASGGVPVCVSSVEPEQFPAAVAAGAVMVEIGNFDAFYPQGRIFGAEEVLELTCQTRALLPEVVLSVTVPHVLPMDQQQQLAVDLVAAGADLIQTEGGTSAKPFSPGSLGLIEKAAPTLAAAHSISAALEQACESTPVLCASGLSAVTLPMAIAAGAAGVGVGSAVNRLNDELAMVAVVRGLREALGSAVVSQV